From Alphaproteobacteria bacterium, a single genomic window includes:
- a CDS encoding LysE family translocator has protein sequence MTDTATDTVTDTATLLAYLLTAGAIVVSPGPDTTLIVRHTLTSGLPAGLGTVAGTLLGLSGHTLATVLGLSLLIAASPTALAVIAVIGAAYLAWLGAQAFRAGVISFGNVTASVGAPYVSAGRALRDGLMSNLFNPKVILLFLSLMPQFVRPEAGSVPKQLAVMGGLLIAMSLFWNGGLALAAKAIRGWLARPAVQHGINWITGAILLGFAGLMLYDHVL, from the coding sequence GTGACCGACACCGCGACCGACACCGTGACCGACACCGCCACCCTCCTCGCCTACCTGTTGACCGCGGGCGCCATCGTCGTCTCGCCGGGGCCGGACACGACCCTGATCGTGCGCCACACGCTGACCAGCGGCCTGCCGGCCGGGCTCGGCACGGTGGCGGGCACGCTGCTGGGCCTCTCCGGCCACACCCTGGCGACGGTGCTGGGCCTGTCGCTGCTGATCGCGGCGAGCCCCACCGCGCTGGCCGTGATCGCCGTGATCGGTGCCGCCTATCTGGCCTGGCTCGGCGCCCAGGCCTTCCGGGCCGGCGTGATCTCGTTCGGCAATGTGACCGCCTCCGTCGGCGCGCCCTATGTCTCGGCGGGGCGGGCGTTGCGGGACGGGCTGATGTCGAACCTGTTCAACCCCAAGGTCATCCTGCTGTTCCTGTCGCTGATGCCGCAATTCGTGCGGCCGGAGGCCGGCAGCGTGCCGAAGCAGCTGGCGGTGATGGGCGGGCTGTTGATCGCCATGAGCCTGTTCTGGAACGGAGGCCTGGCGCTGGCGGCCAAGGCCATCCGTGGCTGGCTGGCGCGGCCCGCCGTGCAGCACGGCATCAACTGGATCACCGGTGCGATCCTGTTGGGCTTTGCCGGCCTGATGCT